In one Bacillus thuringiensis genomic region, the following are encoded:
- the nhaC gene encoding Na+/H+ antiporter NhaC, producing the protein MKKEIPFGIAIIPIIITVAVMMVTIVVLKQSPHVPLIIGTTVASIVAWRYGYKWNDLEEAMYKGIRLALPAIVIIILVGLTIGAWIGGGIVATMIYYGLKLLTPSLFLVSITVICSIVALAIGSSWSTMGTIGVAGMGIGLSMGIPAPMVAGAIISGSYFGDKMSPLSDTTNLAAGLTNTDLFAHIRHMLFTTVPGLIITLIVYALLGRSFGANNIDAKSIDQTLQVLQQNFVISPFLLIIPVVVMVLVAKKVPAIPAILVGIILGFLSQVFIQGGSVSASVGALQAGFVIDTGNKLVDELFNRGGLDSMMNTVSMTIVAMTFGGVLEHTGILRSIVNQILKLAKSAKGLIASTIASCFATNLTCSEQYISIVVPSRMYANAYTEKGLHSKNLSRALEDGGTLTSVFVPWNTCGVFILATLGVGAFEYAPYAILNFIVPIISIIYGITGFTIVKLSDIEKAELLKKQKAQLEA; encoded by the coding sequence ATGAAAAAAGAAATACCTTTTGGAATAGCGATTATCCCTATTATCATTACCGTTGCAGTTATGATGGTTACAATTGTTGTATTAAAACAAAGCCCTCACGTTCCACTTATTATCGGTACAACCGTTGCTTCTATTGTCGCTTGGCGTTACGGTTACAAATGGAATGATCTTGAAGAAGCAATGTATAAAGGGATTCGTCTTGCATTACCTGCTATCGTCATTATTATTCTTGTTGGCTTAACAATTGGTGCTTGGATTGGCGGTGGAATCGTCGCAACGATGATTTATTACGGTTTAAAACTTTTAACTCCATCACTATTTTTAGTTTCCATTACCGTCATTTGTTCTATCGTTGCATTAGCAATTGGTAGCTCTTGGTCTACAATGGGGACAATTGGTGTTGCTGGAATGGGAATTGGCCTAAGTATGGGAATCCCAGCTCCAATGGTTGCTGGTGCCATTATTTCAGGCTCTTATTTTGGCGATAAAATGTCACCGCTTTCAGACACAACTAACTTAGCCGCAGGATTAACAAATACAGATTTATTCGCACACATTCGTCACATGTTATTTACTACAGTTCCAGGTTTAATTATTACTCTTATCGTCTATGCTCTCTTAGGAAGAAGCTTCGGCGCTAACAATATTGATGCGAAGAGCATCGATCAAACGTTACAAGTATTGCAACAAAACTTTGTTATCTCACCTTTCCTACTCATTATACCCGTAGTCGTTATGGTATTGGTCGCTAAAAAGGTCCCTGCTATACCAGCGATTCTCGTCGGTATTATTTTAGGATTTTTATCACAAGTCTTTATTCAAGGTGGTTCTGTCTCAGCATCTGTCGGTGCACTCCAAGCTGGATTTGTTATAGACACTGGAAACAAGCTAGTAGACGAACTATTTAACCGCGGTGGCTTAGATTCGATGATGAATACAGTCTCTATGACAATTGTCGCTATGACTTTCGGAGGAGTATTAGAACATACAGGTATTCTTCGCTCAATTGTAAATCAAATTTTAAAGTTAGCGAAATCAGCAAAAGGGCTTATCGCTTCTACTATCGCATCTTGTTTTGCAACAAACCTTACTTGCTCTGAACAATATATTTCAATTGTTGTCCCTTCAAGAATGTACGCAAATGCCTACACAGAAAAAGGACTACATTCAAAAAACTTATCCAGAGCATTAGAAGATGGCGGAACATTAACTTCTGTCTTCGTTCCTTGGAATACGTGCGGTGTATTTATTCTCGCTACACTTGGCGTAGGTGCATTTGAATATGCCCCTTATGCTATTTTGAATTTCATCGTACCTATTATCTCAATCATTTATGGTATAACAGGTTTCACAATTGTAAAACTATCAGACATTGAAAAAGCAGAACTGCTAAAGAAACAAAAAGCTCAACTAGAAGCTTAA
- a CDS encoding M20 peptidase aminoacylase family protein, translated as MKTLELQERLTEIFQYLHENPEVSWKEYETTAYITDFLKEEGISYRTFDDCPGVIAEIGGGNPVIAIRADMDALWQEVNGEFKANHSCGHDAHMTIVMGLILQLKNMRWKSGTVRFIFQPAEEKGNGALKMVEKGAVDDADFLFGVHLRPIEELSLKQAASSIRHGAAGFLEGMIHGEDAHGARPHQGVNAIDVISMINIGLKNIWLPPQSSYSVKMTRCQAGGDNLNIIPGNGHFSLDVRAESNILLEELKKKIEHVIESAASMGSKTSYEWMDLAPGAEVSEEAERFMRKGILEVYGEERCTGPLYTTGSDDFHYYTVKRPHLKAVMLGLGADLQPGLHHPYMRFDHSCIMDGVEILKQTVLKVLEDRG; from the coding sequence TTGAAAACATTAGAGCTACAAGAGCGCTTAACGGAGATTTTTCAGTATTTACACGAAAACCCTGAAGTAAGTTGGAAAGAATATGAAACGACAGCGTATATTACTGACTTTTTAAAAGAAGAAGGAATTTCATATAGAACATTTGATGATTGTCCAGGTGTAATTGCTGAGATTGGAGGCGGGAATCCAGTTATTGCGATTCGTGCTGATATGGATGCACTTTGGCAAGAAGTAAATGGAGAATTTAAAGCGAACCATTCATGTGGCCATGATGCTCATATGACCATTGTAATGGGACTTATTTTACAATTGAAAAATATGAGATGGAAAAGTGGTACGGTTAGATTTATTTTTCAGCCGGCAGAAGAGAAGGGGAATGGTGCTTTAAAGATGGTGGAGAAAGGTGCTGTAGATGATGCTGATTTCTTATTTGGCGTCCATCTAAGACCAATTGAAGAACTATCTTTGAAACAAGCAGCCTCATCTATTCGCCATGGAGCAGCAGGATTTTTAGAGGGTATGATTCATGGGGAGGATGCACACGGGGCAAGACCACACCAAGGTGTGAATGCAATTGATGTCATTTCCATGATTAATATCGGTTTGAAAAATATTTGGCTGCCACCGCAAAGTTCTTATTCAGTAAAAATGACGAGATGCCAAGCTGGTGGTGATAATTTAAATATTATTCCGGGAAATGGTCATTTTAGTTTAGATGTAAGAGCAGAGAGTAATATACTATTAGAAGAATTAAAGAAAAAGATTGAGCATGTAATAGAATCAGCTGCATCGATGGGATCAAAAACTTCATACGAATGGATGGATCTTGCACCAGGAGCAGAGGTTTCCGAAGAAGCAGAGCGTTTTATGCGTAAAGGTATTCTCGAGGTGTATGGGGAAGAGAGATGCACAGGGCCCCTCTATACGACAGGAAGCGATGATTTCCATTACTATACAGTGAAAAGACCACATTTAAAAGCTGTCATGCTTGGACTAGGAGCAGACCTACAACCTGGATTACACCATCCGTATATGAGATTTGATCATAGTTGTATTATGGATGGGGTAGAAATATTGAAACAAACTGTATTGAAAGTGTTAGAAGACAGGGGCTAA
- a CDS encoding SAM-dependent methyltransferase: protein MNEQYYDAVLHIKTVGEQKGFNKSMHYHRYEPTPYSGLDELLNQYEIRSSDRIVDFGCGKGRLNFYIHHKCGASAVGIEMNEEFYKEAMDNRDRYARKARNSKGKIQFQCCLAQEYEIDPHDNRFYFFNPFSVQVFMNVVNNILLSVENTGREVDIILYYPSEDYIFFLENQTAFVLKKEVRLPGAYEKNGNERFLVYTLG, encoded by the coding sequence ATGAATGAACAATATTATGATGCAGTTTTACATATAAAAACAGTCGGTGAGCAAAAAGGGTTTAACAAGTCTATGCACTATCACCGTTATGAACCGACGCCGTATAGCGGGTTAGATGAGTTATTGAATCAATATGAAATACGAAGTAGCGATCGAATTGTAGACTTTGGGTGCGGAAAAGGGCGATTAAACTTTTATATTCATCATAAATGTGGTGCTTCAGCAGTTGGAATTGAAATGAATGAAGAGTTTTATAAAGAAGCGATGGATAATCGAGATCGTTATGCACGAAAGGCACGAAACAGTAAGGGGAAAATTCAATTCCAATGTTGTTTAGCGCAGGAATATGAGATTGATCCACATGATAATAGATTTTATTTCTTTAATCCATTTTCTGTACAAGTGTTTATGAATGTAGTAAATAACATTTTGCTTTCAGTAGAAAACACGGGGAGAGAAGTGGATATTATTTTATATTATCCTTCTGAGGACTATATTTTCTTCTTAGAAAATCAGACTGCGTTTGTGCTGAAGAAAGAAGTTAGATTGCCAGGTGCTTATGAGAAGAATGGGAATGAGAGGTTTTTAGTTTATACATTAGGGTAA
- the ahpF gene encoding alkyl hydroperoxide reductase subunit F: MILDADIKTQLSQYLQLMENDILLKVSAGDDNVSKDMLALVDELATMSSKITVEKVELERTPSFSVNRPDEDTGVVFAGIPLGHEFTSLVLALLQVSGRAPKIEQKLIDQIKNIQGEYHFESYISLSCHNCPDVVQALNVMSVLNSSITHTMIDGAAFKEEVESKDIMAVPTVYLNGESFGSGRMTLEEILAKMGNGPDASELSDKDPYDVLVVGGGPAGASAAIYAARKGIRTGIVAERFGGQVMDTMGIENFISVKKTEGPKLVASLEEHVKEYDIDVMNLQRAKRLEKKELIEVELENGAILKSKSVIVSTGARWRNVGVPGEAEFKNKGVAYCPHCDGPLFTGKDVAVIGGGNSGIEAAIDLAGIVKHVTVLEFMPELKADAVLQERLNSLPNITVLKNVQTKEITGTDKVNGISYIDRETEEVHHVELQGVFVQIGLVPNTDWLGETVERVRGEIVTDKHGATNVPGVFAAGDCTNNPYKQIIISMGSGANAALGAFDYLIRN, translated from the coding sequence ATGATACTAGATGCAGATATAAAAACACAACTATCCCAATACCTTCAGTTAATGGAGAACGATATTTTACTTAAAGTAAGCGCAGGAGATGATAACGTATCTAAAGATATGTTAGCTCTAGTAGACGAATTAGCTACTATGTCATCTAAGATTACAGTAGAAAAAGTTGAATTAGAGAGAACACCAAGCTTTAGCGTAAACCGCCCTGATGAAGACACTGGTGTCGTATTCGCTGGTATTCCATTAGGACACGAATTTACATCACTAGTGTTAGCTTTACTACAAGTAAGTGGACGCGCTCCAAAGATTGAACAAAAATTAATCGATCAAATTAAAAACATTCAAGGCGAATATCATTTTGAATCTTATATCAGCCTAAGTTGTCATAACTGTCCTGATGTTGTACAAGCTCTTAACGTAATGAGCGTTCTTAACTCTAGTATTACACATACTATGATTGATGGCGCTGCATTCAAAGAGGAAGTAGAAAGTAAAGACATCATGGCAGTACCAACTGTTTACCTAAACGGCGAATCTTTTGGAAGCGGTCGTATGACACTTGAAGAAATTTTAGCGAAAATGGGTAACGGTCCAGATGCATCAGAGCTTTCTGATAAAGATCCATACGATGTTCTTGTTGTTGGTGGCGGCCCTGCTGGTGCAAGTGCAGCAATTTACGCAGCACGTAAAGGCATCCGCACTGGTATCGTTGCTGAGCGCTTCGGTGGTCAAGTAATGGATACTATGGGCATTGAGAACTTCATCAGCGTAAAAAAGACTGAAGGTCCTAAGCTAGTAGCAAGCCTTGAAGAGCACGTAAAAGAATACGACATCGATGTAATGAATCTACAACGTGCGAAACGTTTAGAGAAAAAAGAACTTATTGAAGTGGAACTTGAAAACGGTGCTATTCTGAAAAGTAAGAGCGTAATCGTTTCTACAGGTGCTCGCTGGCGTAATGTTGGCGTACCAGGTGAAGCTGAGTTCAAAAATAAAGGTGTAGCATACTGCCCACACTGTGACGGTCCATTATTCACTGGCAAAGACGTAGCAGTTATCGGCGGTGGTAACTCTGGTATTGAAGCAGCTATCGACTTAGCAGGTATCGTTAAGCACGTAACTGTTCTTGAATTCATGCCAGAATTAAAAGCTGATGCTGTATTACAAGAGCGTCTTAACAGCTTACCAAACATAACTGTTCTGAAAAACGTTCAAACGAAAGAAATCACTGGTACTGATAAAGTAAACGGTATTTCTTACATCGATCGTGAAACTGAAGAAGTTCATCACGTTGAATTACAAGGTGTATTCGTACAAATCGGTCTTGTGCCAAACACAGACTGGTTAGGCGAAACAGTTGAACGCGTTCGCGGTGAAATCGTAACAGACAAGCACGGTGCTACAAACGTACCAGGAGTGTTTGCTGCAGGTGACTGTACAAATAATCCGTACAAACAAATTATCATCTCTATGGGTTCAGGTGCAAACGCAGCTTTAGGTGCATTTGATTACTTAATCCGTAACTAA
- the ahpC gene encoding alkyl hydroperoxide reductase subunit C: MLLIGTEVKPFKANAYHNGEFIQVTDESLKGKWSVVCFYPADFTFVCPTELEDLQNQYATLKDLGVEVYSVSTDTHFTHKAWHDSSETIGKIEYIMIGDPTRTITTNFNVLMEEEGLAARGTFIIDPDGVIQSMEINADGIGRDASILVNKIKAAQYVRNNPGEVCPAKWQEGSATLKPSLDLVGKI, encoded by the coding sequence ATGTTATTAATCGGCACAGAAGTAAAACCGTTTAAAGCTAATGCTTACCATAATGGAGAATTTATCCAAGTTACTGACGAAAGTTTAAAAGGAAAATGGAGTGTAGTTTGTTTCTACCCAGCTGACTTCACATTCGTTTGCCCAACTGAACTTGAAGACTTACAAAACCAATACGCAACTCTAAAAGACTTAGGCGTTGAAGTATACTCTGTATCTACAGACACTCACTTCACTCACAAAGCATGGCATGATAGCTCAGAAACTATCGGCAAAATCGAGTACATCATGATTGGTGACCCAACTCGCACAATCACTACAAACTTCAACGTTTTAATGGAAGAAGAAGGTCTTGCTGCTCGTGGTACATTCATCATCGATCCAGACGGCGTTATCCAATCTATGGAAATCAATGCTGACGGTATCGGCCGTGACGCAAGCATTCTTGTTAACAAAATTAAAGCTGCTCAATACGTACGTAACAACCCAGGTGAAGTTTGCCCAGCTAAATGGCAAGAGGGTTCTGCAACACTTAAACCAAGCCTTGACCTTGTAGGCAAAATCTAA
- the mtnK gene encoding S-methyl-5-thioribose kinase: MSKFTKYFLMEANDVIAYVKEKLSKFEHAKGLQCKEIGDGNLNYVFRVWDEKENMSVIVKQAGDTARISDEFKLSTNRIRIESDVLQLEDELAPGLVPKVYLFDSVMNCCVMEDLSDHTILRTALINHQIFPRLADDLTTFMVNTLLLTSDVVMNHKEKKELVKNYINPELCEITEDLVYAEPFTNHNKRNELFPLNEGWIREHIYSDKELRMEVAKRKFSFMTNAQALIHGDLHTGSVFVREDSTKVIDPEFAFYGPMGYDVGNVMANLMFAWVNADATMPSGAEKDTYMDWLQTTMVEVIDLFKKKFLDAWDIHVTEIMAKEEGFNEVYLQSVLEDTAAVTGLELIRRIVGLAKVKDITCIENEEARARAERICLQVAKSFILRANQYRTGTSFVETLKEQSMHYAK, from the coding sequence ATGTCTAAGTTCACGAAGTATTTTTTAATGGAAGCTAACGATGTGATTGCATATGTGAAAGAGAAATTATCTAAGTTTGAACATGCAAAGGGGTTACAGTGTAAAGAAATAGGTGATGGCAATTTAAATTATGTGTTCCGCGTTTGGGATGAAAAAGAGAACATGTCTGTCATCGTAAAGCAAGCTGGGGATACAGCGCGCATTTCAGATGAGTTTAAGTTGTCGACAAATCGTATTCGTATAGAATCAGATGTTTTGCAGTTAGAGGATGAGTTAGCACCTGGACTTGTTCCTAAGGTGTATTTATTTGATAGTGTGATGAATTGTTGCGTAATGGAAGATTTATCGGATCATACAATATTACGTACAGCACTTATAAATCATCAAATATTTCCGCGGCTTGCTGACGACTTAACTACTTTTATGGTAAATACACTTTTATTAACATCGGATGTTGTAATGAATCATAAAGAGAAGAAGGAACTTGTGAAGAATTATATAAATCCTGAATTATGTGAGATTACAGAAGACCTCGTATACGCTGAGCCATTTACAAATCATAATAAGCGTAATGAGCTGTTTCCGTTAAATGAAGGATGGATTAGGGAGCATATTTATAGTGATAAAGAGCTTCGTATGGAAGTAGCGAAACGTAAATTTTCTTTTATGACAAATGCACAGGCGCTTATTCATGGTGATTTACATACTGGTTCTGTTTTTGTAAGAGAGGATTCTACAAAGGTTATTGATCCTGAGTTTGCTTTTTATGGACCTATGGGATATGACGTTGGGAATGTAATGGCGAATTTAATGTTTGCTTGGGTGAATGCAGATGCAACGATGCCATCTGGAGCTGAGAAAGATACGTATATGGATTGGTTACAAACTACGATGGTAGAGGTAATTGATTTATTTAAGAAGAAGTTTTTAGATGCTTGGGATATTCATGTGACCGAGATTATGGCGAAAGAAGAAGGCTTTAACGAAGTCTATTTACAATCTGTATTAGAGGATACAGCTGCAGTGACAGGTCTGGAATTAATCCGCCGTATTGTTGGATTAGCGAAAGTAAAAGATATTACTTGTATTGAGAATGAGGAAGCACGTGCTAGAGCGGAGCGAATTTGTCTTCAAGTAGCAAAGAGTTTTATTTTACGAGCGAATCAATATAGAACGGGCACAAGTTTTGTAGAAACATTAAAAGAACAGTCAATGCACTACGCGAAGTAA
- the mtnA gene encoding S-methyl-5-thioribose-1-phosphate isomerase, translating to MEEQLIPIQWKDDSLVLLDQTLLPNEVVYESFKTAESVWDAIQVMKVRGAPAIGVSAAYGVYLGAKEVTQSTIEDFIAEVKKVCAYLATSRPTAVNLFWALERMEAIAAENLHLSIAQLKDRLLEEAKEIHREDEEINRQIGEHALTLFHDGMGVLTHCNAGALATTKYGTATAPMYLAKEKGWDLKIYSDETRPRLQGSTLTALELQRAGIDVTVITDNMAAMVMSQGKIDAVIVGCDRVAANGDVANKIGTLGVSILAKYYNIPFYVAAPTPTIDLKTPTGKEIPIEERDGSEVINRFGQYSAPKESKVYNPAFDVTPHENVTAIITEKGIVKAPFTENLKKLF from the coding sequence ATGGAAGAGCAATTAATACCCATTCAGTGGAAAGATGATTCTTTAGTTTTGTTAGATCAAACATTATTACCGAATGAGGTTGTCTATGAATCTTTCAAGACAGCTGAAAGCGTGTGGGATGCCATTCAAGTAATGAAAGTAAGAGGAGCGCCAGCGATTGGTGTTTCGGCAGCGTATGGTGTGTATTTAGGTGCTAAGGAAGTTACTCAAAGTACGATAGAAGACTTTATAGCAGAAGTCAAAAAGGTGTGTGCATATTTGGCAACATCAAGGCCGACAGCAGTAAATCTATTTTGGGCACTTGAAAGAATGGAGGCAATCGCGGCGGAGAACTTACATTTATCAATTGCTCAGTTGAAAGATAGATTACTAGAAGAGGCAAAAGAAATTCATAGAGAAGATGAGGAAATTAACCGTCAAATCGGGGAACATGCATTAACGTTATTCCATGATGGAATGGGAGTATTAACACATTGTAATGCTGGTGCGTTAGCGACGACTAAGTATGGTACTGCGACAGCTCCAATGTACTTAGCGAAAGAAAAAGGATGGGACTTAAAAATCTATTCAGATGAAACTCGTCCTAGGTTACAAGGTTCAACGTTAACAGCATTAGAACTGCAGCGAGCGGGCATTGATGTTACTGTTATTACGGACAATATGGCAGCTATGGTCATGTCACAAGGGAAGATTGATGCGGTAATTGTTGGATGCGACCGTGTGGCAGCAAATGGTGATGTAGCAAATAAAATTGGCACATTAGGCGTATCTATTTTAGCGAAATACTACAACATTCCGTTTTATGTAGCAGCACCAACACCAACAATTGATTTAAAAACACCGACAGGAAAAGAAATCCCAATCGAGGAAAGAGATGGTTCTGAAGTGATTAATCGCTTCGGACAATATTCTGCTCCGAAAGAAAGTAAAGTATATAATCCAGCATTTGATGTTACGCCACATGAAAATGTAACAGCGATTATTACAGAAAAAGGGATTGTCAAGGCACCATTTACGGAAAACTTAAAAAAGCTATTTTAG
- a CDS encoding L-fuculose-phosphate aldolase, translating into MLLQKEREEIVAYGKKMISSGLTKGTGGNISIFNREQGLVAISPSGLEYYETKPEDVVILNLDGEVVEGERKPSSELDMHLIYYRKREDINALVHTHSPYAKTIASLGWELPAVSYLIAFAGPNVRCAPYETFGTKQLADAAFEGMIDRRAVLLANHGLIAGANNIKMAFTVAEEIEFCAQIYYQTKSVGEPKLLPEDEMENLAKKFEGYGQQ; encoded by the coding sequence ATGTTATTACAAAAAGAAAGAGAAGAAATTGTAGCATACGGAAAGAAAATGATTTCTAGCGGTTTAACAAAGGGGACAGGCGGTAATATTAGTATTTTCAATCGTGAACAAGGTCTTGTTGCGATTAGCCCAAGTGGTTTAGAGTATTATGAAACAAAGCCTGAAGATGTAGTTATATTAAACCTAGATGGTGAAGTAGTAGAAGGAGAGAGAAAACCATCAAGTGAATTAGATATGCACCTTATTTACTATAGGAAGCGTGAAGATATAAATGCACTTGTGCATACACATTCTCCTTACGCAAAGACGATTGCGTCATTAGGATGGGAGCTTCCTGCTGTGTCATATTTAATTGCTTTTGCAGGTCCGAATGTCCGCTGTGCGCCGTATGAAACATTTGGTACGAAGCAATTAGCGGATGCTGCTTTTGAAGGCATGATTGATCGTCGTGCTGTGCTACTTGCAAATCACGGTTTAATTGCTGGTGCAAATAATATAAAAATGGCGTTTACTGTTGCAGAAGAGATTGAGTTTTGTGCTCAAATTTATTATCAAACCAAAAGCGTTGGAGAACCGAAGCTATTGCCAGAAGATGAGATGGAGAATTTGGCGAAGAAGTTTGAAGGGTATGGGCAGCAGTAG
- a CDS encoding FecCD family ABC transporter permease, which yields MMQSILRKQRLIILALLIIIITTIVVGMGLGSASLSYDRLLPTLMGKGTFKEEFVLYSLRLPRIVITLLAGMALALSGAIFQGITRNDLAEPGILGINSGAGVAVAIFFLYFPIDVGSFLYLLPVVGFIGAFLTAVLIYVFSYSKSTGLQPIRLTLTGIGFAFALSGTMIVLISSADRMKVDFISKWIAGNIWGDDWIFVLAMLPWLIVFIPFIFYKANRLNILALNEPVAIGVGIEIEKERRYLLVAAVALAAAAVSVTGGISFIGLMAPHIAKSLVGPRHQIFMPIALLIGGWLLLLADTIGRNIVDPNGIPAGIVVALIGAPYFMYLLLKKA from the coding sequence ATGATGCAATCTATTTTAAGAAAACAGCGTCTTATTATACTCGCTTTACTTATAATAATCATCACAACCATTGTAGTTGGAATGGGGCTTGGTTCAGCATCTTTATCTTATGATCGACTACTCCCAACCTTAATGGGGAAAGGGACTTTTAAAGAGGAGTTCGTTTTATACTCTTTAAGACTACCTAGAATCGTCATTACATTATTAGCTGGTATGGCTCTCGCTTTATCAGGGGCTATATTCCAAGGAATTACTCGAAATGATTTAGCTGAACCTGGTATTCTCGGAATCAACTCTGGGGCCGGTGTTGCTGTTGCTATTTTCTTTTTATACTTTCCAATAGATGTAGGTTCATTTCTTTACTTACTACCTGTAGTTGGATTTATCGGAGCATTTCTGACAGCTGTTCTAATTTACGTATTTTCATATAGTAAGTCAACTGGACTTCAGCCAATCCGATTAACATTAACCGGTATCGGTTTTGCATTTGCACTATCTGGAACGATGATTGTCCTTATCTCATCCGCAGATCGTATGAAAGTAGACTTTATTTCAAAATGGATTGCCGGAAATATTTGGGGAGATGACTGGATCTTTGTTTTAGCAATGCTCCCATGGTTAATCGTATTCATTCCATTTATTTTCTATAAAGCAAATCGATTAAACATTTTAGCATTAAACGAACCAGTCGCAATAGGCGTTGGAATTGAAATTGAAAAAGAACGCAGGTACTTATTAGTTGCAGCCGTTGCACTTGCAGCTGCAGCTGTTTCCGTAACAGGAGGAATTAGCTTTATCGGATTAATGGCTCCTCATATCGCGAAATCTTTAGTAGGTCCAAGACATCAAATCTTCATGCCTATCGCCCTTTTAATCGGCGGATGGCTATTATTATTAGCAGATACAATTGGACGAAATATCGTTGATCCTAATGGCATTCCAGCAGGTATTGTCGTTGCTTTAATTGGGGCTCCTTACTTTATGTATTTGTTGCTTAAGAAGGCGTAA
- a CDS encoding FecCD family ABC transporter permease: MNRKDVKRMTKDHENPRSIAFTYKLILSLIAFFLIFIVAMVLGAADTSIKDVWLALTSSAKGDKISIIREIRLPREVAAIFVGAGLAVSGAIMQGLTRNPLADPGLLGLSGGANAALALTLAFNPSISYLYLTLACFIGAAIGAIMVFGIGMVKKGGLSPLRIVLAGAAVSAFLLAISEGIGIYFKISQDVSLWTAGGVIGTTWSQLKIIIPVISISIFIAILLAKKLTVLSFSEEVAIGLGQKIIVIKTILFIIIILLAGASVALVGNMAFIGLMVPHMVRPIVGPDYRFVIPMSAIAGASFMLLADTIGRTINAPYETPVAAIVAIVGLPFFLFIVRKGGKTFS, from the coding sequence ATGAACAGAAAAGATGTGAAACGAATGACAAAAGATCATGAAAATCCACGTTCTATAGCTTTTACATACAAACTAATTTTAAGCTTAATTGCATTCTTTCTTATTTTTATCGTTGCAATGGTATTAGGTGCTGCAGATACTTCGATAAAAGATGTATGGTTAGCACTCACTTCCTCGGCTAAAGGAGACAAAATATCTATTATTCGAGAAATACGTTTACCACGTGAAGTTGCTGCTATTTTTGTAGGAGCTGGATTAGCCGTTTCTGGAGCAATTATGCAAGGATTAACACGAAATCCACTTGCAGATCCTGGATTATTAGGGCTATCTGGTGGAGCGAATGCTGCGCTTGCACTGACACTTGCTTTCAACCCTTCCATCAGCTATCTTTACTTAACATTAGCTTGCTTTATCGGTGCTGCAATTGGCGCAATTATGGTATTTGGAATTGGTATGGTAAAAAAAGGCGGCCTTTCTCCTCTTCGAATTGTATTAGCGGGCGCTGCAGTTTCCGCATTTCTACTTGCAATTTCAGAAGGAATCGGCATTTACTTTAAAATTTCACAAGATGTATCACTTTGGACTGCTGGGGGCGTAATTGGAACAACTTGGAGCCAATTAAAAATTATTATTCCAGTCATTTCAATTAGTATCTTTATCGCTATCTTACTAGCAAAAAAATTGACAGTTCTTAGTTTCAGTGAGGAAGTGGCTATTGGACTAGGTCAAAAAATTATTGTTATTAAAACTATTTTATTTATCATTATTATCTTACTTGCAGGTGCATCTGTAGCACTTGTTGGAAATATGGCATTTATCGGCTTAATGGTACCTCATATGGTACGCCCAATTGTCGGTCCAGATTACCGATTTGTTATACCAATGTCAGCAATTGCTGGAGCTTCCTTTATGCTACTTGCAGATACAATCGGACGTACTATTAACGCTCCATACGAAACACCAGTTGCGGCAATTGTCGCGATTGTAGGGTTACCATTCTTCCTATTCATTGTACGTAAAGGGGGAAAAACATTCTCATGA